The following coding sequences are from one Shewanella eurypsychrophilus window:
- a CDS encoding phospholipase A yields MLRLNHKSLGIASLVFGAMSQVQASPMSECISHQVEIGTDEMTLGEIRGICEAEVSIDRDNTVTMFGKETKAGALTKRIIQERQSEQSEFVLTPHKMNYILPIYTSNEINPDVYIDDPAFDDGLKNIESKFQLSLKFPLTYNSLFVEGDRIYGAFTIEAWWQVYADDISSPFRETNYNPELFYVMPLDWHPYESNTGFMFGIEHQSNGRSVPLSRSWNRVFAELIFEKENWVWFVRPWYRLPEDTKTDPLDPGGDDNPDIADYMGNAEYGMGYDFGDYELSVKLRQNFSTSNGAVQVNLTTPLYGKLKGYVTFFNGYGDSLIDYNHSQTRVGVGIALNNMF; encoded by the coding sequence TTGCTACGTTTAAATCATAAGTCTCTAGGCATCGCATCGTTAGTGTTTGGGGCCATGAGCCAAGTGCAAGCTTCTCCGATGAGCGAGTGTATTAGCCACCAAGTCGAAATTGGTACCGATGAAATGACGCTCGGTGAGATCCGTGGAATTTGCGAGGCTGAAGTATCGATAGATCGCGATAATACTGTGACCATGTTCGGTAAAGAAACTAAAGCAGGGGCCCTGACTAAGCGGATTATTCAAGAGCGCCAAAGTGAACAGTCTGAGTTTGTGCTAACGCCCCACAAAATGAATTATATTTTACCGATTTATACCAGTAATGAGATTAATCCTGATGTGTATATCGATGATCCTGCCTTTGATGACGGCCTAAAAAACATTGAATCCAAATTTCAATTGAGCCTTAAGTTCCCGCTTACCTATAACTCTTTATTTGTGGAAGGCGATCGAATTTATGGCGCATTTACTATCGAAGCTTGGTGGCAGGTTTATGCCGATGACATTTCCAGCCCTTTTAGAGAAACTAATTACAATCCAGAGCTGTTCTATGTGATGCCATTAGATTGGCACCCCTATGAGAGCAACACTGGCTTTATGTTTGGCATCGAGCATCAATCTAATGGCCGCTCAGTACCGCTTTCCCGTTCATGGAACCGAGTATTCGCTGAACTCATTTTTGAGAAAGAAAATTGGGTCTGGTTTGTCAGGCCTTGGTATCGTTTGCCCGAGGATACTAAAACGGATCCTTTAGATCCCGGTGGCGATGACAACCCGGATATTGCTGATTACATGGGGAATGCTGAATACGGTATGGGCTATGATTTTGGTGATTATGAGCTGAGCGTCAAATTACGCCAGAATTTTTCCACCAGTAATGGCGCGGTACAAGTTAATCTCACCACACCGCTTTATGGCAAGCTAAAAGGCTATGTTACTTTCTTTAACGGCTATGGCGATAGTTTGATTGATTATAATCACAGCCAAACGCGTGTAGGCGTAGGTATCGCGCTCAATAATATGTTTTAA
- a CDS encoding cytochrome C: protein MTINRRQALTKIIGISTAAAGATLMGTSAFAATDADGNYKLELGDKLKYVPLDAMATAKLAYETGGGCMHQVFHSIIAMLAASDSVDAANFATIPTALAGYGWAGIVGQGTVCGNVNATGMLVNILDDINGQNSAVIGAAFRYYENTELPLSSDAFVAGIGSTAEKTTDEVVTSSVANSILCHSSISNWSKASGKMFSEKGERCKRLSASIAFHLVELLNRAHGGEDLSLLPEAKPSAEAQACQSCHGVSETMGSAASVKADMECTTCHTGHFN from the coding sequence ATGACGATTAACAGACGACAAGCATTAACCAAGATCATAGGTATCAGTACTGCGGCGGCAGGTGCAACGCTTATGGGAACTTCGGCATTCGCGGCAACAGATGCAGATGGAAACTATAAGTTAGAATTAGGCGATAAGCTTAAGTATGTTCCACTCGATGCAATGGCAACGGCTAAACTCGCTTATGAAACTGGTGGTGGTTGTATGCATCAGGTATTCCACTCTATTATTGCTATGTTAGCCGCATCAGATAGTGTCGATGCCGCCAACTTTGCGACTATTCCTACGGCATTGGCTGGATATGGTTGGGCTGGGATCGTAGGTCAAGGTACTGTTTGTGGCAATGTAAATGCAACCGGTATGTTGGTGAATATTCTTGATGATATCAATGGTCAAAATTCAGCCGTTATCGGTGCTGCGTTTAGATATTACGAGAATACTGAGCTTCCACTCTCTTCAGATGCATTTGTTGCAGGCATAGGTTCCACCGCAGAAAAGACTACAGATGAAGTTGTCACCTCATCTGTAGCGAACAGTATTCTGTGTCACTCTTCGATCAGTAACTGGTCAAAGGCATCGGGTAAAATGTTCTCCGAAAAGGGTGAGCGTTGTAAGCGTCTGTCTGCATCCATTGCCTTCCATCTTGTAGAGCTGTTAAATCGTGCCCATGGTGGTGAAGATCTTAGTCTTCTACCTGAGGCTAAGCCTTCGGCTGAAGCGCAGGCGTGTCAGAGCTGTCATGGTGTGAGTGAAACTATGGGCTCAGCTGCTAGTGTTAAAGCTGATATGGAATGTACCACTTGTCATACTGGCCACTTCAACTAA